The DNA window GCACGTCTGACATCTCACGCTCTCGCAAGAGATTGAGCACCTTTGGCACGATTGCCATATGCGCGCCGGACAGAATCGACAGCCCGATCACCTGGACATCTTCATCCAGCGCCGCGTTGACGATCATTTCCGGCGTCTGACGCAAACCGGTATAGATTACTTCCATGCCGGCGTCGCGAAGTGCTCTGGCAATCACCTTGGCCCCGCGGTCATGACCGTCGAGTCCAGGCTTTGCCACTAATACG is part of the Bryobacter aggregatus MPL3 genome and encodes:
- a CDS encoding cobalamin B12-binding domain-containing protein; this translates as MNRIRVLVAKPGLDGHDRGAKVIARALRDAGMEVIYTGLRQTPEMIVNAALDEDVQVIGLSILSGAHMAIVPKVLNLLREREMSDVLVVVGGIIPEDDASQLKQLGVAAVFQPGSSLESVVSFIRGAANIPA